A DNA window from Haloactinospora alba contains the following coding sequences:
- a CDS encoding DUF6457 domain-containing protein, with translation MTLLEWAQEACAELEISTEVEFDGADVDRVLDLARDAAHSVARPAAPLTTYLLGIAVGRGADPAEAAAALSALALEQSSGEG, from the coding sequence ATGACCTTGCTCGAATGGGCGCAGGAGGCCTGCGCCGAACTGGAGATTTCGACGGAAGTCGAGTTCGACGGGGCCGATGTCGACCGCGTGCTCGACCTGGCGCGGGACGCGGCGCACTCGGTGGCCCGTCCCGCCGCACCACTCACCACGTACCTGCTCGGCATCGCCGTCGGTCGGGGAGCCGATCCGGCTGAGGCCGCGGCGGCGCTCAGCGCCCTCGCTCTCGAACAGTCCTCTGGGGAGGGGTAG